A region of uncultured Desulfobacter sp. DNA encodes the following proteins:
- the rpsM gene encoding 30S ribosomal protein S13, which produces MARIAGVDLPRDKHAWIALTYIYGIGRSRSLHILEKTGIEPTIKANDLTEEQVNEIRKVIDSEFKVEGELRSEVSMNIKRLMDLGCYRGLRHRKGLPCHGQRTSTNARTRKGPKRAAVKKKK; this is translated from the coding sequence TTGGCACGTATAGCTGGAGTTGACTTACCAAGAGATAAGCATGCGTGGATCGCTTTAACCTATATCTATGGTATTGGGCGTAGCAGGTCTTTGCATATACTTGAAAAAACAGGCATTGAGCCTACAATCAAAGCCAACGATCTCACCGAAGAACAGGTCAATGAAATCAGAAAGGTCATTGATTCCGAGTTCAAGGTGGAAGGTGAGCTGCGTTCTGAAGTATCCATGAACATAAAACGGTTGATGGATCTTGGATGTTACAGAGGGTTGCGTCATCGTAAAGGCCTGCCCTGCCACGGGCAACGGACCAGTACCAACGCCAGAACCAGAAAAGGTCCTAAACGCGCGGCAGTGAAGAAGAAGAAGTAG
- the rpmJ gene encoding 50S ribosomal protein L36 — MKVRASVKKICRDCKVIKRRGVIRVICVNKRHKQRQG; from the coding sequence ATGAAAGTCAGAGCATCAGTAAAAAAAATCTGTAGGGACTGCAAAGTCATTAAAAGGCGCGGTGTCATCAGAGTTATTTGTGTAAACAAGCGCCATAAACAGCGTCAGGGATAG
- the infA gene encoding translation initiation factor IF-1, with protein MAKEEPIKVDGKVLETLPNAMFKVELENKHVLLAHISGKMRMHFIKILPGDRVTVEISPYDLSRGRITYRYK; from the coding sequence ATGGCAAAAGAAGAGCCCATCAAAGTAGATGGTAAAGTCCTTGAAACGCTTCCCAATGCCATGTTCAAGGTTGAGTTGGAAAATAAACATGTTCTGCTGGCACATATTTCCGGGAAAATGAGGATGCATTTTATCAAGATACTTCCCGGTGACAGGGTGACCGTTGAGATTTCACCCTATGACTTAAGCCGAGGCAGAATTACCTACCGGTATAAATAA